One Nitrospira sp. DNA segment encodes these proteins:
- a CDS encoding ribonucleotide-diphosphate reductase subunit beta: protein MSAIDRPLRLLDPGMCLTLRPMAYPVFFEMYRSAIKNTWTVEEVDFSTDVGDLRTKMSAAERHLVHRLVAFFATGDSIVANNLVLNLYKHINAPEARMYLSRQLYEEALHVQFYLTLIDTYMPDPDERFSAFAAVETIPSVRRKAEFCFKWIDSLQHLERLDSREMRSQFLKNLICFAACIEGLFFFAAFAYVYFLRSRGLLHGLAGGTNWVFRDESAHMAFAFEVVNQVRREEPELFDEALEADIRRMMDDAVACETAFAEDLLGGGVAGLSMRDVRQYLEFVADQRLATLGLSKQYGTRNPFDFMNLQDVQELANFFERRVSAYQVGVTGIVAFDAAF from the coding sequence ATGAGCGCTATTGATCGTCCCCTACGGCTCCTTGATCCCGGTATGTGTCTGACGCTCCGTCCTATGGCCTATCCGGTATTTTTTGAGATGTACCGTTCCGCCATCAAAAATACCTGGACCGTGGAGGAGGTCGACTTTTCCACTGACGTGGGCGATCTGCGTACGAAGATGAGCGCTGCAGAACGTCACCTGGTCCATCGTCTCGTGGCATTCTTCGCTACCGGCGACTCCATCGTGGCGAACAATCTCGTACTCAATCTCTACAAACACATCAATGCGCCTGAGGCGCGGATGTATCTGTCGCGCCAACTGTATGAAGAAGCCCTGCATGTCCAGTTCTATTTAACGCTGATCGATACCTACATGCCGGATCCCGACGAACGGTTCTCAGCTTTTGCCGCGGTCGAAACCATCCCGTCGGTTCGGAGAAAGGCGGAGTTCTGCTTCAAGTGGATCGACTCGCTCCAGCATCTGGAACGGCTGGATTCTCGTGAGATGCGCAGCCAGTTCTTGAAAAACCTCATCTGTTTCGCAGCCTGTATCGAAGGGCTCTTTTTCTTCGCCGCATTCGCTTATGTGTACTTCCTGCGCTCACGCGGTCTCTTGCATGGACTCGCCGGCGGCACCAATTGGGTATTTCGGGACGAGAGCGCGCACATGGCTTTTGCTTTCGAAGTCGTGAACCAGGTGCGCCGTGAAGAACCCGAGTTGTTTGACGAAGCCCTCGAAGCCGACATTCGCCGGATGATGGATGACGCGGTGGCGTGCGAAACTGCCTTTGCGGAAGATCTGCTCGGCGGCGGCGTGGCAGGCCTCTCCATGCGTGACGTGCGACAGTACCTCGAGTTCGTGGCGGATCAACGGCTGGCGACCCTCGGTCTCTCGAAGCAGTATGGGACGAGAAATCCCTTTGACTTTATGAATCTCCAGGACGTCCAAGAGCTTGCCAACTTCTTCGAGCGACGGGTCTCCGCCTATCAAGTTGGGGTGACCGGGATTGTGGCGTTCGATGCCGCCTTCTAA
- a CDS encoding ISL3 family transposase produces MPAGKKPACGACGQVTRSWYDRKTRRVRDLPCGDTRVYLEVEIRRVECKQCGTVKQEILDWLADNPFYTKRFAFFVGRRCRTMPIKDVAEETRLDWKTIKALDEQYMQEQFRRAGTPAPRVVVIDEISIRKGHTCRIVVSDLERRRPIWFGGKDCSEVSMDEFYQWRGVSQSKTIRLAVRDMWKAFRTSTRKPEHAPQAAILFDTFHVLRHLGEALDTVRKAEYSRVTGKDRRFIKGQKYALLSHRENLKPDGRQSLRLLLKANKRLNTAYLLKEEFGQLWDYEREGWTRRFFEHWRTSLKWQRLKPHETFAEMIDRYWDGIAAYCKPENKVALGFVEGFNNKIRVIQRRSYGLRNEEYLRLKVLSCMLDPI; encoded by the coding sequence GTGCCGGCGGGGAAAAAACCAGCATGCGGCGCGTGCGGGCAGGTCACCCGATCCTGGTACGACCGCAAGACACGCCGCGTTCGCGACCTGCCCTGCGGGGACACGCGGGTCTACCTGGAGGTGGAGATTCGTCGCGTCGAGTGCAAGCAGTGCGGCACGGTGAAGCAGGAAATCTTGGACTGGCTGGCGGACAATCCGTTCTACACCAAACGCTTCGCCTTCTTCGTGGGACGGCGCTGCCGGACCATGCCGATCAAGGACGTGGCCGAGGAAACCCGGCTGGACTGGAAAACGATCAAGGCCCTCGACGAGCAGTACATGCAGGAGCAGTTTCGTCGAGCGGGCACGCCGGCTCCGAGGGTAGTCGTGATCGACGAGATCTCGATCCGCAAGGGGCACACCTGCCGTATCGTGGTCAGCGACTTGGAACGACGACGGCCGATCTGGTTCGGGGGCAAGGACTGCTCAGAAGTGAGTATGGACGAGTTCTACCAGTGGCGGGGCGTGTCGCAAAGCAAGACAATACGGCTGGCCGTGAGGGACATGTGGAAAGCGTTCCGCACCTCGACGCGCAAGCCGGAGCACGCGCCGCAAGCCGCCATCTTGTTCGACACGTTCCATGTGCTGCGGCATCTCGGCGAGGCGTTGGACACGGTGCGCAAGGCCGAGTACTCCCGGGTGACGGGGAAGGATCGGCGGTTCATCAAGGGCCAGAAGTACGCGCTACTCTCGCACCGGGAGAACCTGAAGCCGGATGGCCGGCAAAGCCTGCGGTTGCTGCTGAAGGCCAACAAGCGGTTGAACACGGCCTACCTCCTCAAAGAGGAGTTCGGGCAGCTCTGGGACTACGAGCGCGAAGGCTGGACTCGGCGCTTCTTCGAGCACTGGCGCACATCGCTCAAATGGCAGCGCCTGAAGCCCCACGAGACGTTCGCCGAGATGATCGACCGGTACTGGGACGGTATCGCGGCCTACTGCAAGCCGGAGAACAAAGTTGCCTTGGGATTCGTCGAGGG